A stretch of Aythya fuligula isolate bAytFul2 chromosome 1, bAytFul2.pri, whole genome shotgun sequence DNA encodes these proteins:
- the SELENOO gene encoding protein adenylyltransferase SelO, mitochondrial codes for MAAALRTGRNRSLPSLLPASLRRFGAAMQHPAASSARPGSPEHGAGAAAEPGAGGGGGAGGWLGALRFDNLALRSLPVEPSEDSAPRAVPGACFCRVRPTPLRNPRLVAMSLPALALLGLEAAEVEEREEAEAALYFSGNRLLPGSEPAAHCYCGHQFGSFAGQLGDGAAMYLGEVLGPRGGRWEMQLKGAGLTPFSRQADGRKVLRSSIREFLCSEAMFHLGIPTTRAGTCVTSDSEVVRDIFYDGNPKKEKCTVVLRIASTFLRFGSFEIFKPTDEYTGRKGPSVNRNDIRIQMLDYVIGTFYPEIQEAYSDNNIQRNAAFFKEITKRTARLVAEWQCVGFCHGVLNTDNMSIVGLTIDYGPFGFMDRYDPEHICNGSDNTGRYAYNKQPEICKWNLGKLAEALVPELPLEISELILEEEYDVEFEKHYLQKMRKKLGLIRLELEEDSKLVSELLETMHLTGGDFTNIFYLLSSFSVDFDPSRLEDFLEKLASQCASMEELKVAFKPQMDPRQLSMMLMLAQSNPQLFALIGTKANINKELERIEQFTKLQQLTAADLLSRNKRHWTEWLEKYKVRLQKEIEGISDVDAWNTDRVKVMNSNNPKYILRNYIAQNAIEAAENGDFSEVRNVLKLLENPFQETESSTEVKGDTEEEEATAAAAACAQATRSRLPYCSKPPLWASELCVTUSS; via the exons ATGGCGGCGGCGCTGCGCACCGGGAGGAACCGCTCGCTGCCGTCGCTCCTCCCGGCGTCTCTTCGGCGTTTCGGCGCCGCCATGCAGCACCCCGCGGCGTCCTCGGCACGGCCGGGCAGCCCCGAGCACGGCGCTGGAGCAGCAGCGGAGccgggggccggcggcggcggtggtgctgggggctggctgggagcGCTGCGCTTCGATAACCTGGCGCTGCGCTCGCTGCCCGTGGAGCCCTCCGAGGACAGCGCCCCGCGGGCCGTGCCCGGCGCCTGCTTCTGCCGGGTGCGCCCCACGCCGCTGCGCAACCCGCGGCTGGTGGCCATGTCGCTGCCGGCGCTggcgctgctggggctggaagcCGCCGAGGTGGAGGAGCGGGAGGAGGCCGAGGCGGCGCTGTACTTCAGCGGCAACCGCCTGCTGCCGGGCTCGGAGCCGGCCGCCCACTGCTACTGCGGCCACCAGTTCGGCAGCTTCGCCGGGCAGCTGGGCGACGGCGCCGCCATGTACCTGGGCGAGGTGCTGGGCCCGCGGGGCGGCCGCTGGGAGATGCAGCTGAAGGGCGCCGGCCTCACCCCCTTCTCCCG GCAAGCCGATGGTCGTAAAGTCCTGAGGTCAAGCATACGAGAGTTCCTGTGTAGCGAGGCCATGTTTCACCTAGGAATACCAACAACGAGGGCTGGAACCTGCGTGACATCTGACTCGGAAGTTGTTCGCGACATATTTTATGATGGAaatccaaaaaaagaaaagtgtacAGTTGTTCTGAGAATAGCTTCTACATTTCTAAG ATTTGgttcttttgaaatttttaaaccTACTGATGAATATACAGGACGCAAGGGTCCTAGTGTCAACAGAAATGATATTCGAATACAAATGCTTGATTATGTGATCGGCACTTTCTATCCGGAAATCCAGGAGGCTTATTCAGACAACAATATTCAGAGGAATGCTGCTTTCTTCAAAGAG ataaCGAAACGGACAGCAAGACTGGTTGCTGAGTGGCAGTGTGTTGGCTTTTGCCATGGCGTGCTGAATACAGATAATATGAGCATAGTTGGACTAACTATTGACTATGGCCCTTTTGGGTTTATGGACAG ATACGACCCCGAGCACATTTGCAATGGTTCTGATAATACAGGGCGCTATGCTTACAACAAGCAGCCAGAGATTTGCAAATGGAATCTAGGGAAGCTCGCTGAAGCCTTAGTTCCAGAGCTGCCCCTGGAAATCAGCGAACTCATCCTGGAAGAGGAATACGATGtagaatttgaaaaacattatttgcagaagatgaggaagaaacTAGGCCTCATTCGGTTGGAATTAGAAGAAGATAGTAAGCTGGTGTCTGAACTTCTCGAAACCATGCATCTCACAG GTGGAgacttcacaaatattttctacttGCTGAGTTCATTCTCAGTAGATTTTGATCCTTCAAGACTGGAAGATTTCTTAGAAAAGCTTGCAAGTCAGTGTGCTTCTATGGAAGAACTGAAAGTTGCTTTCAAGCCTCAGATGGATCCAAG ACAACTGTCAATGATGCTGATGTTGGCTCAGTCTAATCCTCAGCTATTTGCACTAATTGGAACAAAAgctaatataaataaagaattagAGCGCATTGAACAATTCACTAAACTGCAGCAGTTAACAGCAGCTGATTTactcagcagaaataaaagacacTGGACAGAATGGCTGGAAAAATACAA AGTCCgtttacaaaaagaaatagaaggcATTAGTGACGTTGATGCCTGGAATACTGATCGTGTGAAGGTTATGAATTCCAACAATCCAAAATATATCTTGAGAAATTATATTGCTCAGAATGCCATAGAAGCAGCTGAAAATGGGGATTTCTCAGAG GTAAGAAATGTATTGAAACTCCTGGAGAATCCGTTTCAAGAAACTGAAAGTTCCACAGAGGTGAAGGGAGACACGGAAGAGGAGGAAGCAACAGCTGCGGCAGCTGCTTGCGCTCAAGCAACCAGAAGCAGACTGCCATATTGCAGTAAACCTCCACTGTGGGCTTCTGAGCTCTGTGTTACATGATCTTCATAA